The Vitis vinifera cultivar Pinot Noir 40024 chromosome 7, ASM3070453v1 genomic interval ATTTCCATTTGCAATTCCCTTTCTAGAAAGCCGTAGTATGAAAGGAAAGTGCATTTAATCCAAACCCACTATCCACCACCATAAATACATGGGTGTGCAGTGCCATTGAAACGGCGTCGTATCAGCCTCTTTGATTAGGACAGTGACCCTGCCCATAAATCGTGTCGGTATCTTCACTTTCATCAAAGCCATGGTCAAAGGCCAATGATACGTAACATCCAATCATTTGATGCCACGTCTCCAATCAACTCTTTGACCATCTTTAACTTCAAACATGTGTTAACTATTTATGATAATTGCTTTTCCCTCATCTCTCCACTTTGTTCTTTGCTCTCCACCAATCAACCATTCCAAACATTTTTTGcatttagaatttttaattaagaatTATGTAACTCAAAAGTTAACTCAATCATATCCATTTTAGTGCATTGAATCTATCCATGTTTGTGTTCTTCTTTAAGAAACCTTAATAATAtggctccttttttttttaattttaattctaaatattttgttttaatatgaacgataaaacattttaaatagttatatttataataaaattttatataaaatcctTCGAAGATACCAAAAAGACATTATCCATTGAAATGATGATGTCatacatatattttcatattttgttccTTTAAACTCAAGTTTAGTATATATCTTTGATCTCATTTCaataggtataaaaaaaaaaaatcacatcacTAATTAGAAGGTGTTACGTGTATATCCCTAAAATGatgatatcatatatatattttcttatcttCTTCCTTTAAATTCAAGCCTCGTATGTACCATCAATTTCGTTTCTTTGAACTCAAATCTTGTATATATCCCCGACTCCTTTTATTTGAACTCAAGTCTCATTATTTGCATCTTTATctaatagttttaatttcatCTTATATATTCAGCTGTCTATATGAGAAGTTCAATAGATATTGATTCGTTTATTTATACCATCATTTAACAATCATCGAAACGCATTCAATTATCGAGATGGGAGTTCAATGATACTGACTCAATATCTTCCATTAAAATGAACATATAGAGGGTGGGGGCATTTATCATGcatttttattaatcatattttagtGAAGATGACATGGGTTGAGGGCCATGagtcaaatgaaaataaatgaggAGAGGCAAGCTATATATCCAAACCCTTCATTCATCCTTTACCatcagcattttttttttccctctctctaCTTCCATCTTTCattgaaaaatagagaataagcCCACAATATAGACAAAGTCTAGAGTTCTACTATTGTAATTAAAAACCTTGTTGCACTAGAGTTATCATCATCTTCAAcattctttctctctcaaacACATTTACCATGGCTGCAGACTCCAACCAGAGAATTATAGTGGAGAAGAACCCTTCAGAATCGAGGCTGTCTGAACTGGGCATCAAGTCTTGGCCCAAGTAAGAGTCTCTCTCTATCTCACTGTGTCTTTTCTCTTGTTTCTGGTTAGTTTTATGGTATTTTCTGATGTTTTTCTGGTTGAAATGGAAGATGGGGTTGTTCTCCTGGGAAGTATCAACTGAAATTTGATGCAGAAGAGACGTGTTATCTGCTGAAAGGGAAGGTGAAGGCTTATCCAAAAGGGTATTCAGCGAATGAAGATGAGGGGTGTTGTGTGGAGTTTGGGGCTGGAGATCTTGTGATCTTGCCCAGGGGGCTCAGTTGCACTTGGGATGTATCTGTGGCCGTTGATAAACACTACAAATTTGAGTCAACTTCATCATCACCATCGTCCTCATCATCCTTCtaggattttcttttctttttttttttttttgtaaatttgattgtaatattgtTGGATGATGGATGGT includes:
- the LOC100241271 gene encoding uncharacterized protein LOC100241271, with translation MAADSNQRIIVEKNPSESRLSELGIKSWPKWGCSPGKYQLKFDAEETCYLLKGKVKAYPKGYSANEDEGCCVEFGAGDLVILPRGLSCTWDVSVAVDKHYKFESTSSSPSSSSSF